The genomic window CGCAGAAGAGATGTTGATGACGCGTCCCTCGCCCTTCTCGCGCATGTACGGCAAGGCCAGCTGGGTCAGGTGTCCCAGGCCAAAAAGGTTGACGTCGAAGATGGCGCGCGCGTCCTCCTGCGACATGTCCTCGATCGAGCCCTGGTCGGCATAGCCCGCATTGTTGATGAGGATGTCGATCCCGCCGCGCTCTCGCGAGATCTGATCGACGACCGCTTGGACGTCTTCCTCCCGCGTGATGTCCATCTTCAGGGTCGTCGCACCGAGCGACTTGAGGTCGTCCATGGCGCCGAGCCGGCGTGCCGCCGCGTAGACGGTGTAGCCTGCATCGATCAAGGCCTTGGCGGCATCCTTTCCGATTCCAGCGGACGCTCCGGTGATCAAGACGGTCTGGTTCGTGCTCACGAGGTGACTCCTTCGTTGGGTTCCAGGATCTCCTGGAGAATGGGCATCGCGATGTCGCGGTCTGCGGCGATGTCGCGACAAATGCCGAGGTCTTTCTGCGGCATCGCGGGAAGCGGAATGCGCGACGGTGGGAAGCGAAACTGCTCCGACACGACGCTGCGCCCGCTCGATTGGTTGAGGATCGACATGAAGTGATCG from Myxococcota bacterium includes these protein-coding regions:
- a CDS encoding oxidoreductase, producing the protein MSTNQTVLITGASAGIGKDAAKALIDAGYTVYAAARRLGAMDDLKSLGATTLKMDITREEDVQAVVDQISRERGGIDILINNAGYADQGSIEDMSQEDARAIFDVNLFGLGHLTQLALPYMREKGEGRVINISSAGGRVPLPLCGWYIASKHALEGWSDSLRMETAQFGIKVVIIEPGTINTEFNDVAFSKFVERTGNSAYRPMVDKFIKLVEGMGGSEPSVVTKVILQAASAKKPKTRYVAGNMAGTTIAVRKWFGDGVYDRMIAGMIK